One region of Eupeodes corollae chromosome 1, idEupCoro1.1, whole genome shotgun sequence genomic DNA includes:
- the LOC129939777 gene encoding titin isoform X2, giving the protein MVIDIKMCRFDNVPWGFRLVGGADFDIPLTVVKVTEGSLAEEAGLKLDDVIVRINDEATSPMTHDEAHRVISGCGNVFFLGIQRAEEDTEDQKFFPIIAANPEPIRSPTPSSIHSKELSRSPLPMIEDRKTVSPMIEEPVNQVEDEEIASLLSAEAEVLDEHNVVGVNVNRVFPKPGVCKSSEVLRELNAEAIKTKQEKDLDKKKWTTFMQKPNRPIPKSKAQLEAEARAANAYKVKIVKNYKKPEPVVRPPTPIPELQPEVIEPPKVETPPPEIEEEPPTDTEVPNLEPTEEAIASEEQKAEQIETDEAKQKVEEVESIRGESVAKEERVIESVDREGKLPSESGSLREKTEEELQLEQQLAHVQQQLLALANLPSTIQSTLDAVTKQLSELLPTFKLQAKIEKEATPEIKEETKQEEVKKEATIGESNEETVVDKEIVEVNENSVETIETEVIQSYHEESSVKIETETKQEVTIQEFETSHRNIEEEQMEEEQNLKRKKIALWNRCFNDRHLTRTFFRENNCGSVATQLEKRVNFMKYQKPEKKVDLDKSEVYKILHHLDKSPIRGIEVRPPVVVAEADIRRVVES; this is encoded by the exons GTAACTGAGGGCAGTTTAGCTGAGGAAGCCGGCCTCAAACTTGATGACGTTATTGTACGGATTAACGATGAAGCTACAAGTCCCATGACTCACGATGAAGCTCATAGGGTTATTTCCGGTTGTGGAAACGTTTTTTTCTTAGGAATTCAAAG GGCAGAAGAAGACACGGAAGATCAAAAATTCTTTCCCATAATCGCTGCCAATCCCGAACCCATACGCTCTCCAACTCCAAGTTCTATCCACAGTAAAGAACTATCTCGTAGTCCGCTACCCATGATTGAAGATCGAAAAACTGTTAGTCCAATGATTGAAGAACCTGTTAACCAAGTTGAAGATGAAGAAATCGCTAGTTTGCTGTCCGCCGAAGCAGAGGTTTTGGATGAACATAATGTTGTCGG TGTTAATGTCAATAGAGTATTCCCGAAGCCAGGGGTTTGTAAGAGCAGTGAGGTTCTTCGTGAACTTAATGCAGAAGCTATTAAGACCAAACAAGAGAAAGACTTGGATAAAAAGAAATGGACAACTTTTATGCAAAAACCCAATAGACCAATACCCAAGAGCAAGGCACAACTGGAAGCAGAAGCTCGAGCCGCAAATGCTTACAAAGTGAAGATCGTTAAGAATTATAAGAAACCTGAGCCAGTGGTGCGTCCACCTACCCCAATT CCCGAATTGCAACCGGAGGTAATCGAACCACCAAAAGTTGAAACTCCTCCTCCAGAAATTGAAGAAGAGCCCCCTACTGACACCGAAGTGCCGAATTTGGAGCCAACTGAAGAAGCAATTGCTTCGGAAGAGCAAAAAGCTGAACAAATTGAAACTGACGAGGCTAAGCAAAAGGTTGAAGAAGTTGAAAGTATCAGGGGTGAGTCCGTTGCCAAAGAGGAGCGTGTTATTGAATCAGTCGATCGTGAAGGAAAACTTCCTTCAGAAAGTGGTTCGCTTAGAGAAAAAACCGAGGAAGAATTACAACTTGAGCAGCAACTTGCTCACGTTCAACAACAACTTCTTGCTCTGGCCAATCTTCCTTCGACTATTCAGAGTACACTTGATGCAGTAACCAAACAATTGAGTGAACTTTTGCCAACTTTCAAACTACAAGCCAAAATTGAAAAGGAAGCCACTCCAGAAATTAAGGAAGAAACTAAACAGGAAGAAg taaaaaaagaGGCAACCATTGGCGAATCAAATGAAGAAACAGTTGTTGACAAGGAAATAGTTGAAGTTAATGAGAATTCTGTTGAGACCATTGAAACTGAAGTAATCCAATCTTATCACGAAGAGTcatctgttaaaattgaaaccGAAACAAAGCAAGAAGTCACAATTCAAGAATTCGAAACCAGTCACAGAAATATTGAAGAGGAACAAATGGAGGAGGAACAGAATTTGAAGAGGAAGAAA ATTGCACTCTGGAATAGATGCTTCAATGACAGGCATTTAACCCGAACTTTTTTCAG AGAAAACAATTGTGGTTCGGTAGCCACGCAACTAGAGAAAag AGTTAACTTTATGAAATACCAAAAACCAGAAAAGAAAGTCGATTTGGATAAGAGcgaagtttacaaaattctccATCACTTGGATAAGTCACCAATAAGAGGAATTGAAGTTCGTCcacctgttgttgttgctgaagCAGACATTAGGAGAGTAGTTGAATCATAA
- the LOC129939777 gene encoding titin isoform X1: protein MVIDIKMCRFDNVPWGFRLVGGADFDIPLTVVKVTEGSLAEEAGLKLDDVIVRINDEATSPMTHDEAHRVISGCGNVFFLGIQRAEEDTEDQKFFPIIAANPEPIRSPTPSSIHSKELSRSPLPMIEDRKTVSPMIEEPVNQVEDEEIASLLSAEAEVLDEHNVVGVNVNRVFPKPGVCKSSEVLRELNAEAIKTKQEKDLDKKKWTTFMQKPNRPIPKSKAQLEAEARAANAYKVKIVKNYKKPEPVVRPPTPIPELQPEVIEPPKVETPPPEIEEEPPTDTEVPNLEPTEEAIASEEQKAEQIETDEAKQKVEEVESIRGESVAKEERVIESVDREGKLPSESGSLREKTEEELQLEQQLAHVQQQLLALANLPSTIQSTLDAVTKQLSELLPTFKLQAKIEKEATPEIKEETKQEEVKKEATIGESNEETVVDKEIVEVNENSVETIETEVIQSYHEESSVKIETETKQEVTIQEFETSHRNIEEEQMEEEQNLKRKKENGVIEELQKQMQQKETQKRKKSKRMFGPLVPQERPLVLPGGRRWYRPKDAYNDEFIAETLTAQAELIAGTAVGVNFMKYQKPEKKVDLDKSEVYKILHHLDKSPIRGIEVRPPVVVAEADIRRVVES, encoded by the exons GTAACTGAGGGCAGTTTAGCTGAGGAAGCCGGCCTCAAACTTGATGACGTTATTGTACGGATTAACGATGAAGCTACAAGTCCCATGACTCACGATGAAGCTCATAGGGTTATTTCCGGTTGTGGAAACGTTTTTTTCTTAGGAATTCAAAG GGCAGAAGAAGACACGGAAGATCAAAAATTCTTTCCCATAATCGCTGCCAATCCCGAACCCATACGCTCTCCAACTCCAAGTTCTATCCACAGTAAAGAACTATCTCGTAGTCCGCTACCCATGATTGAAGATCGAAAAACTGTTAGTCCAATGATTGAAGAACCTGTTAACCAAGTTGAAGATGAAGAAATCGCTAGTTTGCTGTCCGCCGAAGCAGAGGTTTTGGATGAACATAATGTTGTCGG TGTTAATGTCAATAGAGTATTCCCGAAGCCAGGGGTTTGTAAGAGCAGTGAGGTTCTTCGTGAACTTAATGCAGAAGCTATTAAGACCAAACAAGAGAAAGACTTGGATAAAAAGAAATGGACAACTTTTATGCAAAAACCCAATAGACCAATACCCAAGAGCAAGGCACAACTGGAAGCAGAAGCTCGAGCCGCAAATGCTTACAAAGTGAAGATCGTTAAGAATTATAAGAAACCTGAGCCAGTGGTGCGTCCACCTACCCCAATT CCCGAATTGCAACCGGAGGTAATCGAACCACCAAAAGTTGAAACTCCTCCTCCAGAAATTGAAGAAGAGCCCCCTACTGACACCGAAGTGCCGAATTTGGAGCCAACTGAAGAAGCAATTGCTTCGGAAGAGCAAAAAGCTGAACAAATTGAAACTGACGAGGCTAAGCAAAAGGTTGAAGAAGTTGAAAGTATCAGGGGTGAGTCCGTTGCCAAAGAGGAGCGTGTTATTGAATCAGTCGATCGTGAAGGAAAACTTCCTTCAGAAAGTGGTTCGCTTAGAGAAAAAACCGAGGAAGAATTACAACTTGAGCAGCAACTTGCTCACGTTCAACAACAACTTCTTGCTCTGGCCAATCTTCCTTCGACTATTCAGAGTACACTTGATGCAGTAACCAAACAATTGAGTGAACTTTTGCCAACTTTCAAACTACAAGCCAAAATTGAAAAGGAAGCCACTCCAGAAATTAAGGAAGAAACTAAACAGGAAGAAg taaaaaaagaGGCAACCATTGGCGAATCAAATGAAGAAACAGTTGTTGACAAGGAAATAGTTGAAGTTAATGAGAATTCTGTTGAGACCATTGAAACTGAAGTAATCCAATCTTATCACGAAGAGTcatctgttaaaattgaaaccGAAACAAAGCAAGAAGTCACAATTCAAGAATTCGAAACCAGTCACAGAAATATTGAAGAGGAACAAATGGAGGAGGAACAGAATTTGAAGAGGAAGAAA GAAAATGGTGTTATTGAAgagcttcaaaaacaaatgcaaCAGAAGGAAACTCAAAAACGTAAAAAGTCCAAACGCATGTTCGGTCCATTGGTACCTCAAGAGAGACCATTAGTTTTGCCAGGTGGCAGACGATGGTATCGTCCTAAGGATGCTTATAATGATGAATTTATTGCAGAGACCTTAACTGCCCAGGCAGAACTTATTGCTGGCACGGCTGTTGg AGTTAACTTTATGAAATACCAAAAACCAGAAAAGAAAGTCGATTTGGATAAGAGcgaagtttacaaaattctccATCACTTGGATAAGTCACCAATAAGAGGAATTGAAGTTCGTCcacctgttgttgttgctgaagCAGACATTAGGAGAGTAGTTGAATCATAA
- the LOC129939777 gene encoding probable serine/threonine-protein kinase kinX isoform X4, with protein sequence MVIDIKMCRFDNVPWGFRLVGGADFDIPLTVVKVTEGSLAEEAGLKLDDVIVRINDEATSPMTHDEAHRVISGCGNVFFLGIQRAEEDTEDQKFFPIIAANPEPIRSPTPSSIHSKELSRSPLPMIEDRKTVSPMIEEPVNQVEDEEIASLLSAEAEVLDEHNVVGVNVNRVFPKPGVCKSSEVLRELNAEAIKTKQEKDLDKKKWTTFMQKPNRPIPKSKAQLEAEARAANAYKVKIVKNYKKPEPVVRPPTPIPELQPEVIEPPKVETPPPEIEEEPPTDTEVPNLEPTEEAIASEEQKAEQIETDEAKQKVEEVESIRGESVAKEERVIESVDREGKLPSESGSLREKTEEELQLEQQLAHVQQQLLALANLPSTIQSTLDAVTKQLSELLPTFKLQAKIEKEATPEIKEETKQEEVKKEATIGESNEETVVDKEIVEVNENSVETIETEVIQSYHEESSVKIETETKQEVTIQEFETSHRNIEEEQMEEEQNLKRKKHLSVHFNM encoded by the exons GTAACTGAGGGCAGTTTAGCTGAGGAAGCCGGCCTCAAACTTGATGACGTTATTGTACGGATTAACGATGAAGCTACAAGTCCCATGACTCACGATGAAGCTCATAGGGTTATTTCCGGTTGTGGAAACGTTTTTTTCTTAGGAATTCAAAG GGCAGAAGAAGACACGGAAGATCAAAAATTCTTTCCCATAATCGCTGCCAATCCCGAACCCATACGCTCTCCAACTCCAAGTTCTATCCACAGTAAAGAACTATCTCGTAGTCCGCTACCCATGATTGAAGATCGAAAAACTGTTAGTCCAATGATTGAAGAACCTGTTAACCAAGTTGAAGATGAAGAAATCGCTAGTTTGCTGTCCGCCGAAGCAGAGGTTTTGGATGAACATAATGTTGTCGG TGTTAATGTCAATAGAGTATTCCCGAAGCCAGGGGTTTGTAAGAGCAGTGAGGTTCTTCGTGAACTTAATGCAGAAGCTATTAAGACCAAACAAGAGAAAGACTTGGATAAAAAGAAATGGACAACTTTTATGCAAAAACCCAATAGACCAATACCCAAGAGCAAGGCACAACTGGAAGCAGAAGCTCGAGCCGCAAATGCTTACAAAGTGAAGATCGTTAAGAATTATAAGAAACCTGAGCCAGTGGTGCGTCCACCTACCCCAATT CCCGAATTGCAACCGGAGGTAATCGAACCACCAAAAGTTGAAACTCCTCCTCCAGAAATTGAAGAAGAGCCCCCTACTGACACCGAAGTGCCGAATTTGGAGCCAACTGAAGAAGCAATTGCTTCGGAAGAGCAAAAAGCTGAACAAATTGAAACTGACGAGGCTAAGCAAAAGGTTGAAGAAGTTGAAAGTATCAGGGGTGAGTCCGTTGCCAAAGAGGAGCGTGTTATTGAATCAGTCGATCGTGAAGGAAAACTTCCTTCAGAAAGTGGTTCGCTTAGAGAAAAAACCGAGGAAGAATTACAACTTGAGCAGCAACTTGCTCACGTTCAACAACAACTTCTTGCTCTGGCCAATCTTCCTTCGACTATTCAGAGTACACTTGATGCAGTAACCAAACAATTGAGTGAACTTTTGCCAACTTTCAAACTACAAGCCAAAATTGAAAAGGAAGCCACTCCAGAAATTAAGGAAGAAACTAAACAGGAAGAAg taaaaaaagaGGCAACCATTGGCGAATCAAATGAAGAAACAGTTGTTGACAAGGAAATAGTTGAAGTTAATGAGAATTCTGTTGAGACCATTGAAACTGAAGTAATCCAATCTTATCACGAAGAGTcatctgttaaaattgaaaccGAAACAAAGCAAGAAGTCACAATTCAAGAATTCGAAACCAGTCACAGAAATATTGAAGAGGAACAAATGGAGGAGGAACAGAATTTGAAGAGGAAGAAA CATCTCTCCGTGCACTTTAATATGTAA
- the LOC129939777 gene encoding titin isoform X3 — protein MVIDIKMCRFDNVPWGFRLVGGADFDIPLTVVKVTEGSLAEEAGLKLDDVIVRINDEATSPMTHDEAHRVISGCGNVFFLGIQRAEEDTEDQKFFPIIAANPEPIRSPTPSSIHSKELSRSPLPMIEDRKTVSPMIEEPVNQVEDEEIASLLSAEAEVLDEHNVVGVNVNRVFPKPGVCKSSEVLRELNAEAIKTKQEKDLDKKKWTTFMQKPNRPIPKSKAQLEAEARAANAYKVKIVKNYKKPEPVVRPPTPIPELQPEVIEPPKVETPPPEIEEEPPTDTEVPNLEPTEEAIASEEQKAEQIETDEAKQKVEEVESIRGESVAKEERVIESVDREGKLPSESGSLREKTEEELQLEQQLAHVQQQLLALANLPSTIQSTLDAVTKQLSELLPTFKLQAKIEKEATPEIKEETKQEEVKKEATIGESNEETVVDKEIVEVNENSVETIETEVIQSYHEESSVKIETETKQEVTIQEFETSHRNIEEEQMEEEQNLKRKKVWQYLQAVQQNLCSPRPKWPIPLIDFEDKSERDVLPKELESLTGA, from the exons GTAACTGAGGGCAGTTTAGCTGAGGAAGCCGGCCTCAAACTTGATGACGTTATTGTACGGATTAACGATGAAGCTACAAGTCCCATGACTCACGATGAAGCTCATAGGGTTATTTCCGGTTGTGGAAACGTTTTTTTCTTAGGAATTCAAAG GGCAGAAGAAGACACGGAAGATCAAAAATTCTTTCCCATAATCGCTGCCAATCCCGAACCCATACGCTCTCCAACTCCAAGTTCTATCCACAGTAAAGAACTATCTCGTAGTCCGCTACCCATGATTGAAGATCGAAAAACTGTTAGTCCAATGATTGAAGAACCTGTTAACCAAGTTGAAGATGAAGAAATCGCTAGTTTGCTGTCCGCCGAAGCAGAGGTTTTGGATGAACATAATGTTGTCGG TGTTAATGTCAATAGAGTATTCCCGAAGCCAGGGGTTTGTAAGAGCAGTGAGGTTCTTCGTGAACTTAATGCAGAAGCTATTAAGACCAAACAAGAGAAAGACTTGGATAAAAAGAAATGGACAACTTTTATGCAAAAACCCAATAGACCAATACCCAAGAGCAAGGCACAACTGGAAGCAGAAGCTCGAGCCGCAAATGCTTACAAAGTGAAGATCGTTAAGAATTATAAGAAACCTGAGCCAGTGGTGCGTCCACCTACCCCAATT CCCGAATTGCAACCGGAGGTAATCGAACCACCAAAAGTTGAAACTCCTCCTCCAGAAATTGAAGAAGAGCCCCCTACTGACACCGAAGTGCCGAATTTGGAGCCAACTGAAGAAGCAATTGCTTCGGAAGAGCAAAAAGCTGAACAAATTGAAACTGACGAGGCTAAGCAAAAGGTTGAAGAAGTTGAAAGTATCAGGGGTGAGTCCGTTGCCAAAGAGGAGCGTGTTATTGAATCAGTCGATCGTGAAGGAAAACTTCCTTCAGAAAGTGGTTCGCTTAGAGAAAAAACCGAGGAAGAATTACAACTTGAGCAGCAACTTGCTCACGTTCAACAACAACTTCTTGCTCTGGCCAATCTTCCTTCGACTATTCAGAGTACACTTGATGCAGTAACCAAACAATTGAGTGAACTTTTGCCAACTTTCAAACTACAAGCCAAAATTGAAAAGGAAGCCACTCCAGAAATTAAGGAAGAAACTAAACAGGAAGAAg taaaaaaagaGGCAACCATTGGCGAATCAAATGAAGAAACAGTTGTTGACAAGGAAATAGTTGAAGTTAATGAGAATTCTGTTGAGACCATTGAAACTGAAGTAATCCAATCTTATCACGAAGAGTcatctgttaaaattgaaaccGAAACAAAGCAAGAAGTCACAATTCAAGAATTCGAAACCAGTCACAGAAATATTGAAGAGGAACAAATGGAGGAGGAACAGAATTTGAAGAGGAAGAAA GTTTGGCAATACTTACAAGCTGTTCAGCAGAACTTATGCAGTCCAAGACCCAAATGGCCAATTCctttgattgattttgaagataaaagcGAAAGGGATGTATTGCCCAAAGAGTTGGAAAGCCTTACTGGTGCTTAA
- the LOC129940045 gene encoding protein D3-like gives MVQAEDSEVTKAMKEYNVIPDVLTESVSELLKVTFEQNITVNLGNEITPYQTRNQPMLDWNADENSFYTVLCVDPDAPGPDDPFNALLNTWLVGNIPGKDVKSGDVLFEYIASATPKGVGSNRYVILVYKQPSGKINFTEKRIDKFHFEGREKFPLQEFTTKYGLGCPVAGNFYRTFFDLYTLYIYGQVQCCFELNKF, from the exons ATGGTTCAAGCAGAGGATTCTGAAGTGACTAAGGCCATGAAGGAGTATAATGTTATCCCCGATGTATTGACAGAGAGCGTTTCAGAATTACtcaag GTTACATTTGAACAAAATATCACAGTAAACCTCGGAAACGAAATTACCCCATATCAAACCAGAAATCAACCCATGCTCGATTGGAATGCTGATGAGAACTCTTTTTACACGGTCCTTTGTGTTGACCCAGATGCACCTGGTCCAGATGATCCATTTAACGCACTGCTCAACACATGGTTAGTTGGAAATATCCCTGGAAAAGACGTTAAGTCTGGAgatgttttgtttgaatatattGCATCTGCAACTCCAAAAGGTGTAGGATCCAACCGATACGTCATTCTTGTTTATAAACAACCCTCAGGCAAAATAAACTTCACAGAAAAGCGCATTGATAAATTCCATTTCGAAGGACGTGAAAAGTTTCCACTTCAAGAATTTACAACTAAATACGGGCTTGGTTGTCCAGTAGCTGGCAATTTCTAtcgaacattttttgatttatatactTTATATATATATGGTCAGGTGCAatgttgttttgaattaaataaattttaa
- the LOC129940043 gene encoding protein D3-like: protein MKSFVLLGLFAVTFSFAAGADYEEAIEEINQAFPGIIAGPPELIKVVFDNGAFLDLGKNITPTETKNQPVVVDWNADKDTYYTLIVVDPDGPSRKDPYMRDILTWLIGNIPGKNITAGDCIVEYVSAAPPKNMGMNRYFYFIFPQPKKLEFNETRIDKYNVNGRINFSVIKFMEKYNLGKLAFVNFLTSYFDQQTTDLYNQLNCCKELM, encoded by the exons ATGAAATCCTTTGTTTTATTGGGATTATTTGCTGTTACCTTCAGTTTTGCTGCTGGGGCAGATTATGAAGAGGCAATTGAAGAAATAAACCAGGCTTTCCCAGGAATTATTGCAGGTCCTCCGGAATTAATAAAG GTTGTTTTTGATAATGGCGCATTTTTGGATCTGGGCAAGAATATCACACCAACGGAAACCAAAAACCAGCCCGTTGTTGTAGATTGGAATGCTGACAAGGATACTTACTACACCCTGATAGTAGTTGACCCAGATGGACCATCGCGAAAGGATCCTTATATGAGAGACATCCTCACTTGGTTGATTGGAAATATTCCCGGCAAGAACATTACTGCAGGAGATTGTATAGTTGAATACGTTAGTGCTGCTCCTCCAAAAAATATGGGAATGAATcgatatttttactttattttcccGCAACCGAAAAAACTCGAATTCAATGAAACGCGAATTGATAAGTACAATGTTAACGGACGTATAAATTTCTCGGTTATAAAATTCATGGAGAAATACAATTTGGGGAAGCTGGCGTTTGTGAATTTCCTCACGTCTTACTTTGATCAACAGACAACAGATCTTTATAACCAGCTTAATTGTTGTAAAGAACTGATGTAA
- the LOC129940044 gene encoding protein D3-like, translated as MKSFVLLGLFAVAFGFAAGADYEEAIEEINQAFPGIIAGPPELIKVVFDNGAFLDLGKNITPTETKNQPVVVDWNADKDTYYTLMVVDPDGPSRKDPYLRNILTWLVGNIPGKNITAGDCIVEYVSAAPPKNMGMNRYFYFIFPQPKKLEFNETRIDNYTENGRTNFSVIKFMEKYNLGKLAFVNFHTSYFDQQTTDLYNQLNCCEELM; from the exons ATGAAATCCTTTGTTTTATTGGGATTATTTGCTGTTGCCTTCGGTTTTGCTGCTGGGGCAGATTATGAAGAGGCAATTGAAGAAATAAACCAGGCTTTCCCGGGAATTATTGCAGGTCCCCCGGAATTAATAAAG GTTGTTTTTGATAATGGCGCATTTTTGGATCTGGGCAAGAATATCACACCAACGGAAACCAAAAACCAGCCCGTTGTTGTAGATTGGAATGCTGACAAGGATACTTACTACACCCTGATGGTAGTTGACCCAGATGGACCATCGCGAAAGGATCCTTATTTAAGAAACATCCTCACTTGGTTGGTTGGAAATATACCTGGCAAGAACATTACTGCAGGAGATTGTATAGTTGAATACGTTAGTGCTGCTCCTCCAAAAAATATGGGAATGAATcgatatttttactttattttcccGCAACCGAAAAAACTCGAATTCAATGAAACGCGAATTGATAACTACACTGAAAACGGACGTACTAATTTCTCGGTTATAAAATTCATGGAGAAATACAACTTGGGGAAGCTGGCTTTTGTAAATTTCCACACATCTTACTTTGATCAACAGACAACAGATCTTTATAACCAGCTTAACTGTTGTGAAGaacttatgtaa
- the LOC129940792 gene encoding protein D3-like, which produces MKLKKHFTLDIEQNKVNTFLASSTSQAFFVKPIDMNKLLIFLLVAAASTTSRAQNEESNITKALKSFKVIPDMITSDVPEALKITFNSGAVVNMGNIIYPSQAKDQPMVDWNADENAYYLLVCADPDAPYPEDPFLSELNTWMVGNIPGKNILSGDVLIEYVGSAPPRGADLNRYVFLLYKQPKRIEFEEKPIDKYTIEGRSNFSVNAFASKYDLGEPVGAEFYLSEYDDYVLDLYGQLQCCFELNKPE; this is translated from the exons CTGAAAAAACACTTCACGCTCGACATCGAACAGAATaaggttaatacatttttggCTTCAAGTACAAGCCAAGCATTCTTCGTAAAACCGATCGATATGAATAAATTATTGATCTTTCTACTGGTAGCAGCTGCTTCCACAACCTCCCGAGCTCAAAATGAGGAATCCAATATCACAAAGGCTCTGAAGAGCTTTAAAGTTATACCAGACATGATTACATCAGATGTTCCAGAAGCattaaag ATTACTTTTAACAGTGGAGCAGTTGTGAACATGGGAAATATTATATATCCATCACAAGCAAAAGATCAACCCATGGTAGATTGGAATGCTGACGAAAATGCTTACTACCTTTTAGTTTGTGCTGATCCTGATGCACCGTATCCTGAGGATCCTTTTTTAAGTGAACTTAATACTTGGATGGTTGGTAATATTCCTGGAAAGAATATTCTTTCAGGTGATGTTCTGATTGAGTACGTAGGATCTGCACCACCTAGAGGAGCAGATTTAAATCGATATGTGTTCTTGCTTTACAAACAACCAAAGCgtattgaatttgaagaaaaaccCATTGATAAATATACAATCGAAGGACGATCAAACTTTTCAGTGAATGCCTTTGCTTCGAAATACGATTTAGGTGAACCTGTAGGAGCAGAATTCTATCTCTCTGAGTATGATGACTATGTTTTAGATCTTTATGGTCAGCTTCAATGCtgttttgaattaaacaaacctgaatga